The genomic window GCTTCTGGTTCAAAGCGATCTTGTTCGCCGCCTTGATCTGGTATCAGGCCGACGAGTCGCTGTATGGATTTCGCTGCGGCCGCGTGTTTGATTTTCCGCTGCTAAAGCGATTGGTGTTTTACGGTTTGCCAGCCGGCCTGCAGTTTGTCGTCGAATCGGGCGGCTTCACCCTGATCGTATTGCAGATCGGTTCGCTGGGCGACATTCCGCTGCGCGCGACGACGATGGCGATCAACTTCAACATGATCGCTTTCATTCCTTTGATCGGTTTGTCGGTCGCAACGTCGGTACTGGTGGGACGGCACCTGACTCAATCCGGACCCGCGCTGGCCCAGCAGGTGGTGTGGAGTGCCCTGTCGCTGGCGTTAACTTACTCGCTGGCCTGGACGGCGATCTACCTGCTGGTCCCCGACACACTGTTGTCGCTGTACCGGATGGGGAACATCGACAGTGGCTCCGAAGCCTCCCTGGCCTTGGCTCGCGGGCTGCTGGGATTTGTCGCCATGTACGTGCTGTTTGACGCCACGCAGTTGATCTTGGCCGGCGCGCTGCGCGGCGCGGGCGATACCTGGTTCGTATTGCTGGGGACCACGGCCTGTTCCGCCACGGCGCTCAGCATCGGCCACTACTTTGAACCCTCCGACACCGCCCTGCGATGGTGGTGGTGGGCGATCACCAGCTGGGTCTGGATGCTGGCCGTGACCATGTTGCTGCGATTCATCCAGGGCCGATGGCGTTCGATCGACATGATCGGCAAACGCGACGTCGACCTGCTGCCCTGAGCGAAAAACGGAAACTCAGATCTGGCAGCCACCGCCACCGCAGCAGCGTGGTGCGCCACAGTCTTGTGATGCGGTTGGCAGCGACACCCCACTGCGGACCGAGGGGGTCGCCGGGACGCTCAACAAACGCTCTAGCTGGTGCCCGCCACACTCCGGACACTCGGGCTGTTCATCGCTGCGGTTCAACAATACTTCGACGCTGTGCTGACAGGTTTTGCAGTCGTATTCGTAAAGCGGCATCTCAAAAAGCTCCGTAAAAAGTCGACGTTGAAGATACCAAGCCCAACCTGTTTGATCAATCGTTTTCCAACGGCCACAAGCCGTAGCCGAAGTCGCCAGACTTTGGACTTTGCCGCAGGAGGCTGCTGACTTAATAGCATTGAATTGTCATATGGCCATGCTTCACCCTCCCCCTGGGAGGGTGCAATGCTACTAAGTCAGGCGCCTCCTGCGGCTAGGGGTTAAACGATTGCTCGGTTGTGCGAAGCCTGACCAATCGTTACCGGACGCGTACATAGATTCCGGTAGAGTCAGCAAATCTCAAATCTCAACCGCTGACCGCTGCCTACTGAAAGGCTTGCGGGGTTCTGATACAGTGACAGCAAGAGCCTATGCACTGCTTTGTGAGATCTTACGCTTGCTTACGTTCCCTCGTTTCGAGCTTTCCACGCGATGACTACCAATACGTCTCTACTTCGCGACCAGGTCCGCAACGTCGACCGGGTGGCGATTGAAGAATACGGGATGAGCGGCCTGGTGCTGATGGAGAATGCGGGCCGTGGTGCCGCCGAAATCATCGCGCCCCTGCTGGCTGGCCGGCGACCGTTGATCCTATGTGGTAAAGGAAACAACGCCGGCGACGGCTATGTGATCGCTCGCCACCTGCAACTGCTCGGCTGCGCCCCACTGATCGTCCAACTGGTCGATCCCAACGAATTAAGCGGGGACGCGGCGGCCAATTGGGCGATTGCCCAGCACGCGGAAATCCCCACGCGAGTGGCGGCCGGCGATGCGCTTCCAGAGGTGCTGCCCGAAATCGAAGCGGCGCACGCGATCGTCGACGCGATGCTGGGAACGGGCGCCAGCGGGCCGTTGCGGGAACCCTACGTGGCGGCGACGACAGCGGCCAACGCCTCGACAGCACTAAGGATCGCGATCGACCTGCCCAGTGGCCTCGACTGTGACTCGGGCGTGCCGCCGGGAGCCTGTTTCAAAGCCCAGCGGACGCTGACCTTCGTGGCCTCCAAACGAGGCTTCGATAATCCGGATGCGAAACCGTGGACGGGCCAGGTTTCGGTCGTTCCGATCGGGATACCGCTGCGGTTACTGCAGTCGGTGATGGCTTAAGAAGCCAGCTTTTCGCGTTCGATGATCACGTCGGCACCGGTGGTCAGACGGCGCAGTTTCCGCACGGCGGTTTCTTTGTCCATCGTGCCTTTTTTGACGCGTTCGATCAGTTGACGAGTTTTGACGACACGTTGACGGCGACGGCGCAGTTCACGACGGCGTTCGGTTCCGGCCATATTGGGTTTCCTGTAAACGGTAGGGTAGAAAGGGTCAGGTGGATGCTTAGCAAGCCGTCAGCATAGCTGACAAGGCTGGGGTTTCAAATGGACGTCCGGCGTCAGGGCTTCTTGACGGTGCCTTTTTTGGTCGCCTTTTTCGCTTTCGCCGTTTTTTTCTTGGCGGTTTTCTTTTTGGCCGTCTTCTTCTTGGCAGCTTTCTTCTTGGCAGCTTTCTTCTTGGTCGCCTTGGCGGTCTTCTTCTTGGCCTTCTTCTTTTTCTTCGGCGCCTTGGCGGCCCGTTCGGCCAACAGATCCAAGGCCTCGTTGAAGGTCAATTCTTCGGGCACGGTTCCCTTGGGCAGCGAGGCGTTGGTGTCGCCGTCGGTCACATACGGCCCATAGCGTCCCTCTAACAAGCGGACCGGGTTCTCGGTCACCGGCGACGGGTCGTCGAAGACTTTGATCGGTTCTTTGGGTGCCGCCCGACCGCGGGTTTTGGGTTGTTTGAGCAATTCGATGGCTTGCTCACGGGTCACCTCCAACGGCGACATGCCGGCGGGCAACGAACGGGTTTCTTTGCCGCAGCGGATGTAGGGTCCGTAGCGTCCGTCATTGGCTTCGATGTCGGCTTCCAGTTCGGCGTATTCGCCCAGGTTGCGGGGTAATGCCAACAGTTGATGCGCCAATTCCAGAGTGACGTTTTCCGGCGCCACCATCTTGGGGATCGACTTGTTCTTTTTCTCTTCGTCGTCGTTTTCGCCCAGTTGGACATAGGGCCCGAACCGCCCGACCTTCAAATAGATCGGCTTTCCGGTTTCCTCATGGTTGCCCAACGGTTCGTCATCGCGAGAGGACGACTCGATCAGCTCCAGCGCTTTCTCCAGATTCATTTCGTCGGGCGGCAAGCCATCGGGAATGCTGCCTCGTCGCTCGCCCTGTTCCAAAAACGGGCCGAATTTGCCGACGCGTACAAACACCTCTTCGCGATGCTCGCCCGACTGCGGCGTGCCCAGCGAGAACATGGCCGTCAACCGCGGATCGATTTCGTCGATCTTCGCCGTCAGCTTGGGCTTCAAGCCGATGCCGCGTTGATCTTCGCCGAAATAGAACTCTTTCAGATAAGCCAGCCGTTCGGCTTCTTTGCGGCTGATGGCATCCAGAAAGTCTTCCATCTGGGCGGTGAATTCGTAATCGACCAGGGCGCCGAAGTGGGTTTCCAGCAGTCGCACCACGCTAAACGCCGTCCAACTGGGCACCAGCGCCCCGCCTTTCTTGTAGACGTAGTCGCGGGCCTGGATGGTTTCGATAATCGAGGCGTAGGTACTGGGCCGGCCGATGCCTTTCTCTTCCAGGATCCGCGTCAGAGCGGCTTCGCTGTACCGCGCCGGAGGTTTGGTGGAGTGGTCTTTGGGGTTCAGATTCTTAGCCGATAAGGCTTCGCCCTGTTCGACTGCCGGCAGCAGGGTTTCTTTGTCCGCCAATTCGGCTTCCGGGTCGTCGCTGCCTTCAACGTAAGCCCGCAGGAAACCTTCGAATTCGATGCTGGTTCCACTGGCCTGGAACGTGGCATCGCCGCCTTTGATGACCACCGTGGTGCGGCGTTTTTTGGCATCGGCCATCTGGCAGGCGACGGTCCGTTTCCAGATCAGGTCGTACAGCCGGAATTCGTCTTTGTTCAATTCGCCTCGCAGCGATTCCGGTTTGCGGAACACGGTGCCGGCCGGCCGGATCGCTTCGTGAGCCTCCTGGGCGTTCTTCACCTTGCTGGCGTAGGTGCGTACCGAAGCGTGCAAGAAGTTCTCGCCGTATTCGCTTTGCACCAACTCGCGAGCCGCTTTGACGGCTTCGTTGGACAGCATCGTGCTGTCGGTACGCATGTAGGTGATGTAACCGTTTTCGTACAGTTTCTGAGCGGCCCGCATGGCGTTGCGAGCCGTCAGGCCCAGCTTGCGGTTGGCCTCCTGCTGCAACGTGCTGGTGGTAAACGGAGCTTTGGGGCGTTCGGTGTAGGGTTTGTTTTCGACGCTGGCGACGGCAAAGTCGGCGGACTGCAGTTTTTCCGCTAAGGCTTCAGCCGCTTGCTGGTCCATCTGCAGCAGTTGCGGATTTTTCAGCAAGCCGGTGTCGGGATCAAAATCTTTGCCGGAGGGAATTTTGCGATCGCCGACGTGGGTCAGCGTCGCCGGAAAACTTTGCGGCTTACCGGTTTCGAAAATCGCTTCCAGGTCCCAGTAGGTGGCCGAATGAAACGCCATCCGCTCGCGTTCGCGTTCGACGATCACCCGCACGGCCACACTTTGCACGCGACCGGCGGACAAGCCGCGACCGATCTTTCGCCACAACAGTTGCGACACGTCGTAACCGTACAAGCGGTCGAGGATGCGGCGGGTTTCCTGGGCATCGACCAGACCGTCGTCGATCGAACGGGGGGAGGCCAGAGCGGCTTCGATGGCCTCTTTGGTGATTTCGTGGAACACCAAACGGTGGACCGGCACTTTGGGTTTTAACAATTCCTGAAGGTGCCAGCTGATCGCTTCCCCTTCGCGGTCTTCGTCCGTCGCCAGATACAGCTCGTCGGCTTCTTTCAGCGCGTCTCTGAGTTTCTTGACCTGCTTCTTTTTTTCGTCCGGCACGATATACACCGGTTCGAAGCCCTCGTCGACGTTAACCCCCAGGTAAGCCCAGTCTTCCGATTTATACTTTTCGGGCATGTCCTTTTTACCACCGGGCAAATCGCGGACGTGGCCAATACTGGCTTCCACCTGGTAGTTCTTTCCAAGGAATTTGGAGATAGTTCGCGCCTTGGCGGGCGATTCGACGATCACCAATGCCTTGCCAGTGGATTTTACCATCTTCAGATTTGGACCTTCACAAGCGGACTGTTCAGAAACGGGCGGAATGTTCCGAAACGGACGGTTCAGAAACGGAGCAAACTAACGACTTGACCGCAAAAACCGGACGAATGTACGTTACAGATCGGCCAACGACGAGAAAAATCGTCATAAATCCGGGTCGGTTACGGCACAAGGTGGTAGCGGAATGGGGCCAGAAGCGAAACAATCTGGCTCCAAAGGCTGTCACCTTCTCAGCAAATCGGTTCCTTAGGTTTGGACCGGCCGAGTCGCTTGTCAAGTGATCGTGTGTTGAAAACCTCCCCTTCGGTAATCCGATTTAGCTTTCTCGATTGATATTTGGATAAGGATACGATGTCCACCAGTCCCTTTGAGCTGTTCCGCCGAAACCTGAAACCGTTGATGATTGCGTTGACGGTTTTAGCAATGCTGGCATTTGTCGTTCTGCCCGCTGTCGACAGTTGGGTCCGTCAGGGGGGCCCGGGCGGCGGCGACAACGCCGTGGTAGCCAGCTACAAGGGCGGCGAGTTCACCACGGGGCCGGTAAATAAATTTACTCAGAACCATTACCGGACTCTGCAGTTCCTGCAGGAACTGGCCCTCGAAACCGCTCAAGCCGGTGGCACGCTGAAAGTTCCCGGCTTCGAATTCGACGAACAACGGCAGCAGATCAGCCAATGGGGCATCAATAGTCAACCCTCCGCGCCAACGAGCGTCTCGGTTCAACTGGACGCCCAACGCGCCCTCGACCTGGGCTTCGACCTCGATCACTCGGCTGTCAAAGTTTGGCTGAACAATTTTTCCGATAACAAGTTCACCGATACACAAATCAATCAAATCCTGCGTCGCGCCACCGACCGCCAGATGGGTCAGCACGACATGCTGGAACAGTTGCGGATGCATCTGTTGGCCAACGCCATCCAACAAACTTCGCTGGCCGGCTTGTACGCGTCGGGCCGCAGCACGATCCCGCCGGCCGAACAATTCGCGCTCTACAAACGTTTGAACGAACGCGCCAAAGCGATCGCGTATCCCGTGCTGGTCGACGATTTCTTGGCCGACACCAACGCCACGCCCAGCGAAGCGGAAATCCAACGCGTGTACGACGAAGGTCGCGACGCCTATCCGAACGAAACGTCCGATAAACCGGGCTTCCGACGTCGCTCGGCGGCGAAATTCGAAGTCGTCTCGGGGGACTTCGAAACCTTTATCTCCCGCCTAGCCGCCGAAGTTCCCGAAGAAAAACTTCGCGAAGAATACGATCGCCAAGTCGCCGCCGGTGGATTTGTCGTCCCCGATTCCATGCCAGGTGAAAACACTGTCCCTCCCGGCGATGTCCCGCCGAACGAAAGCGATGAAGCGGCCGAAGAACAACCGGCCGAGCCCGCGGAGGGAAGTCCGGCGGAACCTATGGAAGATACGCCCGCCGAACCCGCTGAAGAAACTCCCGCGGAGCCGGCCGAAGAAACGCCTGCCGAACCGATGGAAGAAACTCCCGCGGAGCCTGCGGAAGAAACTCCTGCCGAGCCGGCTGAAGAAACACCAGCCGAGCCGGCTGAAGAGACTCCCGCGGAGCCGGCGGAAGAAACTCCTGCCGAGCCGGCTGAAGAAACGCCCGCTGAACCCGCTGAAGAAACGCCCGCTGAGCCGGCTGAAGAAACTCCTGCCGAGCCGATGGAAGAAACTCCCGCGGAGCCTGCGGAAGAGACTCCCGCCGAACCGGCTGAAGAAACTCCTGCGGAGCCTGCGGAAGAAACTCCTGCCGAGCCGGCTGAAGAAACGCCCGCTGAACCCGCTGAAGAAACTCCAGCGGAGCCGGAAGCGGAAGATCAGTCTTCGCGGATGGCCGGCTCCGAGGTTCGCTTGGTTGCTTTCCGTCCCCAAGAAGATGCGGCGGATACCGAACCACAGGCTGATGAACCTGAGACGCCAGCTGACGAACCCGAAGCACCGGCTGATGAACCCGAAGCGCCCGCCGATGAACCTGAAGCACCGGCTGATGAACCCAAAGCACCCGCCAAGGTTCGCCCCTTTGAAGAAGTGCGTCAGCAGATCGCCGAACAGATGGTGACACCGGATGCATTTTCCAAAGTGCGTGATGGCATCGCCAAAGTTAAAGAAGTGATGCGTAAGTATTCGGTTGAATTCGCCATCTACCAGGCTGCGGTTGAAGACGACACGGCCGAGGGACCGGCACCAGAGCGTCCCGACGTTGAAGCGCTGGCAAAACAATACGGCCTGAGCTACGAACTCATCGGACCTCACGACGCAGTTTCGATCCAAGACACCGACGTAGGTCAGTCGGCCGTCATGACCGGACAATTTCAAATGGGGGCATCTTTCCCCCAACTGATGTTCGGCGGTCAGGAAGGATTGTACTCGCCGGTCGAAACGACCAACTTCCGCAGCGGCCAGAGCTTTGTCTCGTGGAAGACCGAGCAGACACCTGATGAAGTCCCCGTGCTGGTTGAAGTCCGCGACGAAGTGATCGCCGCGATCCGCTACCAGGAAGCCCAAGAACTGGCTCGCAAAGCTGCCGAAGAATTGGCGGCCGAGGCCAATGCGTCTCCCGACAAACCGCTGCAGGAAATCGTGCCAGAAGACCGCCAAGAGTTTGTCTTCGACGACTTGGGTGAATTCCCCTGGATGCTCTGGCTGGGCCCCGGCCGGATGCCCATGATCTGGAATCTGGAAGCCCTTAACCGGGTCGGCGACGATTTCATGCGACAGGTGTTCACGCAGCCGCTGAACGAATACGGCGTCGCTCCCAACGAAACCAAGTCCGTTTACTATGTCGTCAAAACGACGCAACGAACGCCTGAACCGGAGAAGTTGCGAGACCAGTTCATGCAAGCCACCGAACGCGATACGGTGCGTGGGATGATGACGCAGGAAACGCTTGAATTGCGGCAAGCCTACCAGATCGAGCTGACCGAGCAGCTGGGCTTGGAATTCAACGAAGACGAGTAGTCCCACGATTTTGAGTGCCACGACTTTTCTAAAGACGTTTTTCTCGCACC from Roseimaritima ulvae includes these protein-coding regions:
- a CDS encoding NAD(P)H-hydrate epimerase; the protein is MTTNTSLLRDQVRNVDRVAIEEYGMSGLVLMENAGRGAAEIIAPLLAGRRPLILCGKGNNAGDGYVIARHLQLLGCAPLIVQLVDPNELSGDAAANWAIAQHAEIPTRVAAGDALPEVLPEIEAAHAIVDAMLGTGASGPLREPYVAATTAANASTALRIAIDLPSGLDCDSGVPPGACFKAQRTLTFVASKRGFDNPDAKPWTGQVSVVPIGIPLRLLQSVMA
- the topA gene encoding type I DNA topoisomerase yields the protein MVKSTGKALVIVESPAKARTISKFLGKNYQVEASIGHVRDLPGGKKDMPEKYKSEDWAYLGVNVDEGFEPVYIVPDEKKKQVKKLRDALKEADELYLATDEDREGEAISWHLQELLKPKVPVHRLVFHEITKEAIEAALASPRSIDDGLVDAQETRRILDRLYGYDVSQLLWRKIGRGLSAGRVQSVAVRVIVERERERMAFHSATYWDLEAIFETGKPQSFPATLTHVGDRKIPSGKDFDPDTGLLKNPQLLQMDQQAAEALAEKLQSADFAVASVENKPYTERPKAPFTTSTLQQEANRKLGLTARNAMRAAQKLYENGYITYMRTDSTMLSNEAVKAARELVQSEYGENFLHASVRTYASKVKNAQEAHEAIRPAGTVFRKPESLRGELNKDEFRLYDLIWKRTVACQMADAKKRRTTVVIKGGDATFQASGTSIEFEGFLRAYVEGSDDPEAELADKETLLPAVEQGEALSAKNLNPKDHSTKPPARYSEAALTRILEEKGIGRPSTYASIIETIQARDYVYKKGGALVPSWTAFSVVRLLETHFGALVDYEFTAQMEDFLDAISRKEAERLAYLKEFYFGEDQRGIGLKPKLTAKIDEIDPRLTAMFSLGTPQSGEHREEVFVRVGKFGPFLEQGERRGSIPDGLPPDEMNLEKALELIESSSRDDEPLGNHEETGKPIYLKVGRFGPYVQLGENDDEEKKNKSIPKMVAPENVTLELAHQLLALPRNLGEYAELEADIEANDGRYGPYIRCGKETRSLPAGMSPLEVTREQAIELLKQPKTRGRAAPKEPIKVFDDPSPVTENPVRLLEGRYGPYVTDGDTNASLPKGTVPEELTFNEALDLLAERAAKAPKKKKKAKKKTAKATKKKAAKKKAAKKKTAKKKTAKKKTAKAKKATKKGTVKKP
- a CDS encoding DUF6800 family protein, which codes for MAGTERRRELRRRRQRVVKTRQLIERVKKGTMDKETAVRKLRRLTTGADVIIEREKLAS
- a CDS encoding MATE family efflux transporter; the encoded protein is MNAWKHRFTGPAGILQVLRVALPLMISTGTFSLVLFIDRTLLLWYDGSAMSASMAAGNLFWALICLPFGLASMTGAFVAQYVGAGQQEKIGRLLWQSVWFALGTAPFFLILAVLAPWMFRASNQPPDLIALESMYLRILLVGAVGSVLDTALSGFFSGTERTQTIMWCSIATAAMNVVLDVGLVFGIGPLPELGIVGAGIASAICFWFKAILFAALIWYQADESLYGFRCGRVFDFPLLKRLVFYGLPAGLQFVVESGGFTLIVLQIGSLGDIPLRATTMAINFNMIAFIPLIGLSVATSVLVGRHLTQSGPALAQQVVWSALSLALTYSLAWTAIYLLVPDTLLSLYRMGNIDSGSEASLALARGLLGFVAMYVLFDATQLILAGALRGAGDTWFVLLGTTACSATALSIGHYFEPSDTALRWWWWAITSWVWMLAVTMLLRFIQGRWRSIDMIGKRDVDLLP
- a CDS encoding FmdB family zinc ribbon protein, producing MPLYEYDCKTCQHSVEVLLNRSDEQPECPECGGHQLERLLSVPATPSVRSGVSLPTASQDCGAPRCCGGGGCQI